In the Treponema sp. J25 genome, one interval contains:
- a CDS encoding polymer-forming cytoskeletal protein has protein sequence MARQTGNDLIVNTIIGSGSFIQGTVTAGGFSRIDGSIRGDLTVKGRLVIGESGRIKGDIQCTACTLGGVVIGDILAPEGVVILSTGILIGTVYTKKIKIEDGAIIKGAIVGSSSPEDWEERVTTYRDAQSIREASRSGI, from the coding sequence ATGGCACGACAGACAGGGAATGACCTCATTGTTAATACTATTATCGGAAGTGGTAGCTTTATTCAGGGGACTGTAACAGCCGGTGGTTTTTCCCGCATCGATGGTAGTATTCGAGGCGATCTTACCGTGAAAGGGAGACTTGTTATAGGAGAAAGTGGCCGTATTAAAGGAGACATTCAGTGCACAGCCTGTACCCTCGGAGGCGTAGTTATAGGAGACATTCTAGCCCCGGAGGGAGTTGTCATTCTTTCCACAGGGATACTTATCGGTACTGTATATACAAAAAAAATCAAAATTGAGGATGGAGCTATCATAAAGGGGGCTATCGTAGGAAGTAGCAGCCCGGAGGATTGGGAAGAACGGGTTACTACCTATCGGGATGCCCAGAGCATCCGTGAAGCCAGCAGAAGCGGTATATGA
- the ricT gene encoding regulatory iron-sulfur-containing complex subunit RicT, which translates to MQGDTVFDDLPPEDHFEETISIATPITGETKPIEPSVPLYRARLPYSHETFIAMYDKSVSLSTGMMVVVPTRYGKDLAQIIGPITNTGSYTTAEVVQIDRIAQLRDIQKAEQDKAKEQEAYRICKEKIAAHNLEMKLVAVHYLLEDSKILFFFTAENRVDFRELVKDLVGVFKTRIELRQIGVRDESRVIGGLGVCGRPYCCHSVSDKLKPVSIKMAKDQNISLNSMKISGPCGRLLCCLAYEYGFYSEQRRQMPQEGCKVSYQGSIWKVTEVNPIAETIKLTADDGRLVQLPLEVFEKVENRWNIKGEPVA; encoded by the coding sequence ATGCAAGGAGATACAGTTTTCGATGACCTTCCGCCGGAGGATCATTTTGAAGAAACCATAAGCATTGCCACACCCATAACAGGGGAGACAAAACCTATAGAGCCATCGGTGCCCCTCTATCGGGCCCGTCTTCCCTACTCCCACGAGACATTTATTGCCATGTACGATAAATCGGTTTCTTTATCTACGGGGATGATGGTTGTGGTCCCTACCCGTTACGGGAAAGATCTGGCCCAGATCATCGGGCCCATTACTAACACAGGGAGCTATACGACCGCAGAGGTGGTCCAGATCGATCGAATTGCCCAGTTACGGGATATCCAAAAGGCAGAACAGGACAAAGCGAAGGAACAGGAAGCGTACCGGATTTGCAAAGAAAAAATTGCCGCCCACAATCTAGAAATGAAGCTCGTGGCGGTCCACTATCTTCTCGAAGACTCTAAAATTCTTTTCTTCTTTACTGCCGAGAACCGGGTTGATTTTCGGGAATTGGTGAAAGATCTAGTAGGTGTTTTTAAAACCCGCATCGAACTGCGTCAAATCGGTGTTCGAGATGAATCGCGGGTTATTGGTGGGCTGGGGGTCTGTGGACGACCCTACTGTTGTCACAGCGTTTCAGACAAATTAAAACCGGTCTCTATCAAGATGGCAAAGGACCAAAACATTTCCCTTAACTCGATGAAGATTTCCGGTCCCTGCGGGCGTCTTCTGTGCTGTCTTGCCTATGAATATGGTTTCTACAGTGAGCAGCGCCGCCAGATGCCCCAGGAAGGGTGCAAGGTATCGTACCAGGGAAGCATCTGGAAGGTTACCGAAGTAAATCCCATAGCAGAAACAATCAAACTCACCGCCGACGACGGGAGACTGGTCCAGTTACCCTTAGAGGTATTCGAGAAGGTTGAAAACCGCTGGAACATAAAAGGAGAGCCCGTCGCTTAA
- a CDS encoding M23 family metallopeptidase: MASVHRYKKLENSLFKKTGRFFVRLGRSIGDALRAFFHFGRKKYSIVVVPHSEKRVYNLQISIFSFALVLLVLAGIVGAFFWYGALYSGTRGALVENESKLKEAQANLDMLRDETANLLRSAKSFEAALSSTLSTLGLTSKPATTSSAQQGDLSSFFEIKETAQGTLKEVSELRRLSGYLSSAVDPLKEIGNLLDSQNTLLTDIPSIWPIQGGIGHISMYFGQNINPFTGQWYIHKGVDLSTYRQGDPVVAAADGQVVTVDYDIGGFGNYIIIKHKHGFYTRYAHLQAFRVQKGQKVQQGQVIGYIGNTGLSTGPHLHYEVHIGSDVVDPMKYLNIRSTLARNTVK; this comes from the coding sequence GTGGCTTCGGTGCATCGTTATAAAAAATTAGAAAACTCCCTGTTCAAAAAAACAGGGCGTTTCTTCGTTCGGCTAGGGAGAAGTATTGGAGATGCACTGCGCGCTTTTTTTCATTTTGGGAGAAAGAAGTATTCAATTGTCGTCGTACCTCATTCGGAAAAGCGGGTATACAATTTACAGATAAGTATCTTTTCCTTTGCCCTGGTTCTTCTGGTGTTAGCAGGAATTGTGGGGGCCTTTTTCTGGTATGGGGCGTTGTATAGCGGCACCCGGGGGGCCCTGGTTGAAAACGAAAGTAAATTAAAGGAAGCCCAGGCCAACCTTGATATGCTGCGGGACGAAACGGCCAATCTTCTGCGATCTGCCAAGAGTTTTGAAGCGGCCCTTTCTTCTACCCTTTCTACGCTGGGGCTTACTTCTAAACCTGCTACTACCAGTTCTGCGCAGCAGGGAGATCTCAGTTCTTTTTTTGAGATAAAAGAAACCGCCCAGGGGACCTTAAAAGAGGTGAGCGAATTGCGTCGCTTATCAGGCTATCTTTCCTCTGCGGTGGATCCGCTGAAAGAGATAGGCAATCTCCTGGATTCCCAGAATACGCTTCTGACCGATATCCCCAGTATATGGCCTATTCAAGGAGGAATCGGCCATATATCAATGTACTTTGGTCAAAACATCAATCCCTTCACCGGCCAATGGTATATTCACAAAGGGGTAGATCTTTCCACCTATCGACAGGGGGATCCAGTGGTAGCTGCAGCGGATGGCCAGGTGGTCACGGTAGATTATGATATAGGTGGCTTCGGCAATTATATCATTATAAAGCACAAACATGGTTTTTATACCCGCTATGCCCACCTCCAGGCATTTAGGGTACAAAAGGGACAAAAGGTTCAGCAAGGACAGGTAATTGGATATATTGGCAATACGGGGCTTTCTACGGGTCCTCACCTCCATTACGAAGTTCATATAGGTTCCGATGTGGTGGATCCCATGAAATATCTTAACATTCGGTCTACCTTAGCCCGAAACACGGTAAAATAA
- a CDS encoding TatD family hydrolase — MQYFDTHAHIGLIYDDPIEQLIVIQEARQASVTRIVSICNSLHDFVQVYENLKSATNVYHAVGVSPSEVQNPGKNWIQTIEQSVRLPRVVAIGEIGLDYYRKFGDKKSQIELFITQLELAAKLDLPVIIHNREAGQDVLEILRDRLPPKGGVLHCYSEDAAYAEKALDLNVYFSFAGNLTYRNARNLHETVRILPLDRILIESESPFMVPAEFRGKRNMPKYLPSTARYLATMLDMDEEELAAILWENSNRFFGLPA; from the coding sequence ATGCAGTATTTTGATACTCACGCCCATATAGGGCTCATCTATGATGACCCTATTGAACAACTTATTGTTATTCAAGAAGCCCGGCAAGCTTCGGTGACCCGGATTGTTTCGATTTGTAATAGTTTGCACGACTTTGTCCAGGTATACGAAAACCTGAAATCGGCGACGAATGTCTACCACGCGGTAGGGGTTTCTCCGTCGGAGGTGCAAAATCCAGGTAAAAACTGGATTCAAACAATCGAACAGAGCGTGCGACTCCCGCGGGTGGTCGCGATCGGAGAGATTGGGCTGGATTATTATCGAAAATTTGGGGATAAGAAGTCTCAGATTGAGCTTTTTATCACCCAGCTTGAACTGGCGGCAAAATTAGATTTGCCGGTGATCATCCACAATCGAGAGGCCGGTCAAGATGTGCTGGAGATTTTGCGGGACCGCCTTCCTCCAAAAGGAGGGGTGCTCCATTGTTATTCAGAGGATGCGGCCTATGCGGAAAAGGCCCTGGATCTCAATGTTTATTTTAGTTTTGCAGGGAATCTTACGTATCGCAATGCGAGGAACCTCCACGAGACGGTGAGGATCTTGCCGCTGGATCGAATTTTGATAGAATCGGAAAGTCCCTTTATGGTGCCCGCCGAGTTCCGGGGGAAGCGCAACATGCCGAAGTACCTTCCCAGCACGGCCCGTTACCTTGCGACGATGCTCGATATGGATGAGGAAGAATTAGCGGCTATTCTCTGGGAGAATTCAAACCGCTTCTTTGGTTTGCCCGCATAA
- a CDS encoding YaaR family protein has protein sequence MTRVEVPEGSLSLNPHTYGVAQGEARKARQEGIKKKPPLFKTTLDKAQEEKTTEALETGETEKPLQELLDEVTQAGEALKEKPLLDRIVAYKEAVRRFMHYVVHHSFDIEEKTSGFNILKRKKYTLLKVIDTRLEQLAAGILSGQISQIQILAQLDEIKGLLINLLE, from the coding sequence ATGACCAGGGTTGAAGTACCAGAAGGAAGCCTTTCACTGAATCCCCACACCTATGGAGTTGCCCAGGGAGAAGCCCGTAAGGCCCGACAGGAGGGCATAAAGAAAAAGCCCCCGCTCTTCAAGACAACCCTTGATAAGGCCCAAGAAGAAAAGACGACGGAAGCGCTGGAAACTGGCGAAACGGAGAAACCCCTTCAGGAACTGCTTGACGAAGTCACCCAGGCGGGGGAAGCCCTGAAAGAAAAGCCCCTCCTTGATCGAATAGTAGCATACAAAGAGGCGGTTCGGCGTTTTATGCACTATGTAGTACACCATAGCTTTGACATAGAAGAGAAAACCAGTGGTTTTAATATTTTAAAACGAAAAAAATACACCCTTTTAAAAGTAATCGATACCCGATTAGAACAACTAGCAGCAGGAATTCTTTCTGGACAAATATCTCAAATCCAGATTCTAGCCCAGCTAGATGAAATAAAGGGCTTATTAATAAATTTATTAGAGTAG